The genome window CCTGGAGACTCAAAGGCAATGGAAGGGAGACAAAGAGCTCCTGAGGGCTTTCTGGATTTTAATCAGCCCCACggtggatttggggctgggtcCAGGAGCCTCAGGCACGGAGAGAAGGATGAAGAAGCTGCTCAAGGAGTCAGCAGCAAAACTCCAAGTGCCTTGGAGCATGGCTGGGCCCCAGTGAGGGCAGGGAGTGccaaaggctgcccagggcctggtgagagcagatccttgaggccagGATTGCAGGGAGCCcaaggctctgagcagggaacTGCAATGCTGAGCAAGGCCTGGCttggctgcaggaagcagaaaggccaaggcctgagcccagcctgggccagcagggccTGTCCCTCACGGCTGCCTCGGGGCTCTTGGTGGGCCAGGGGGATGTGAGGGGCAGCAAGGACAAATGGCATcaacctgcagcccctgccagcctccccagggaggcCAAGGGAGAAGCaaagtgcagcccctgccaggaaAGTTCCTCCTGTGGGGCCTCCAGAGGCGCTGCCCGAGCCCAGGGCACAAAGGCCTGGCTGCCTgtggccctgccagccctgcccagcccttggcCATTtgtcctgcaggctgtggcCCCTGGGcgtgctgctcctctgccctggcCGGCTGCACTCGCCCATCTCGCTGTCCCCCAGCATTTCTCACCCAGCGTttctgtgccctccctgggctccctgcaCCCAGCGCTGCCGgctcctggcacacagagcccggCCATGGCCCAGCCTCACGCTGCCACACCTCCAGCACCAACATTCTGCCCTGCGAGGGACTTTGCTTtctcctcagctccagcctgaacCTTCCAAGCTGCACTTTGAGGAGGTTTCCTGCAATTCCCACTGCCAAGCAAAGCTCTGTCTCCTGCTGGTCACAAACAGAGATGGGCTGGAGGGAGATGTGGTGGTCAGAGGCTCCCTGGGACACAGTGACCATGAAATTATTGAGTTTTTACACATTCTGTGAAAAAAGAGGCATCAACAAATCTTCTGCACTGGACTTGTAAAACCAGACTTCAGCCTATGAGGATGTAGATTTGGCAAGTACCAAATCAGgtactgattttttaaagtgaaacagtcttttaaaacaaaggattccaggaaggatgGATGCACTTCAAGAAAGAAATCTTGAAAGAGCAGGAACAGTCTGTCCCTCTGAGCCAAAAAGTGAGCTAGCAAGGAAAAGGACTGGCCTGGCTGGACATGGAGCGTTTTCCAGGAactcaagggaaaaaagagggtGCATCATCATTGCACAGAGAGGCAGGCAACTCAGGAAGTGTTTTAGGATGTTGTTACGTCATGCATGTCCCAGACTGCAAGGCAAGGTGgattctatttgccatctctatggcagttttcttctgttaattgggcagttttccttatctcttccataaccactcctccctccaggggTCATCTGCTGATACTgggctattgaatgtcactgcatgactgataagaactacagcatcccattgggagatgctccgcccagagggaggagccaagcagtCCTAGCTGGATATAATCTGAgtttctggaacaccagcacagcttctcccctggatttcccagaggaacagcagctgcctcttccactggatcttcagaggaagactacacctttctacaggatccctgctccaacagaaccacacctgacactccaggagggctgcagccacaattccaattggactgctaccaacaccctgacccacaggtGTCAGGTTgagttctgactctgtcagtgttgttttggtttactgcattgtttactttatctttttattttctttcctaataaggaactgttattcctgcttccatatttttgcctgagagtcCCCTTAATTCCAAATTGATAACaatttggagggaagggatttacattttccatttcaggggaggctcctgccttccttaccAGACACCTGTcattccaaaccaagacaatgcagaaagaaaattagagaGGTGAAAGCATAATAGTTGCTGGCCACTTCTttgaagaatattaaaaatattttttattaatgcaTTAATGGCAAAGGAGTGAAGAGGAACACCTCCATTCCTTATTGGGGGGATATGGTAACCAAagctgaggaaaaggctgaggtacttaaccccttctttgcctcagtttccaACAATAAGTCAACTTGTCCTCCGGGCaagtgttctcctgagctgtAGATGGCACAGGAAGAAGAACAGCCCTCCTGTAATCCaagaggaagcagctgaggacctgctgagccactcagatgctcacaggtgtCTCTGGGAGCaaatgggatccatcccagggggatGGAGGATCTGGTGGATGAGctccccaagctgctctccatcatttaccatcagtgctggctcagcagggaggtcccagagcactggaggtgccaaGGTGAGCCCATCCCcaagaagggctggaaggaggagctggggaactccaggcctgtcagcctgacctgggtgcctggcaaggttatggaacagatcaccttgagtgccatcacagggcacccacaggatggcccagggatcagagccagccagcgTGGATTTCAATGTCTGCACTGCTGATCTGCATGAGGGGACTGAGTCCAgcatcagcaaatttgcagatgacaccaagctgggtgtgagtgtggatctgctggagggtaggagggctctgcagagggacctggacaggctggatccagggcccAAATCCAGCAAGGTGAGGTTGAACAAGACCaagtgctgggtgctgcactttggccacaacaacccctgcagcgctacaggctggggacagagtggctggagagcggccaggcagaaagggacctgggggcactgatggacagcaggctggacgtgagccagcagtgtgcccaggtgggcaagaaggccaatggctcctggcctggatcaggaatggtgtggccagcaggagcagggcgGGGATTCTTCCTCTGCACTCGGCACTGGcgaggccacacctcgagtgctgtgtcccgTTCTGGGCCCTCCAGTTAAGGGaggacctggaggggctggagcgtgtcaAGAGAggggcaacaaggctggtgagggttctggaacacaagtcctgtgaggagtgtctgagggagctgaggtggtttatcctggagaagaggaagctcaggggagacctcatcactctctgcaactccctgacaggagggtgcagccaggggggtcgggctcttctcccagggaacagcaacaggacaaaaggaaacagccttaagctgcaccaggggagatttaggctggacatgaggaaatattcttcacagaaggggtgattgggcattggaagaggctgcccagggatgtggtggaATCACCGTCCCTGGAgatgtttaaggaaagactggatgtggcacttactgccatggtctgggtgacaaggtggtgttgggtcacaggttggacttgatgatctccagggtcttttccaacctggttaattttgtgattctgtgatgattgtgacactgcagggccctggggaagcaaggggccattgtgacactgcagggccctgtgaAACTAAGAGGATCACAGTGACACTGGGTACTGAAGGCACCACAGAACCAAGGccccattgtgacactgtggggctgaaTGGAAGCGAGGAGTTCAGTGGGACTCTCTGGGTCCTCGTGGAACCATGGAGGCCACTGTGACTCTGCAGGGCCTTGTTAAACTcaggggccattgtgacactacgGAACCAAGGAGACCCTTGTGACACCCTGGGGCCcaatggaaccaaggggccattgtgacactgcagggactGGTGGAACTAAGGGAACAATTGTGAAACTCTGgtgccccatggaaccaaggggccattgtgacactgcagggactGGTGGAACCAAGGTGTGGTGGGTTCAGTGCTGGCTAAATGCCAGTGCACCCACTAGAATATACTTACTAATTTTCTAATGTGAGATAGGATTAGATGGAAAGCAAAGAAGGTTTAAGACTTTCAAAGGGTATAAGGAAAACTTTATTAATAGTAactaaatgtaaaaaattagaatttgaaTAAAACgtttaaaacatttcttctaGCTcctacaaccttttctttcccactaaGAATGTACAGAAACAATTCAATCAGTTTATCACCTCtagaatagtctttcttcagttcacttagggagaggagtctcTCTTGTCATTTTATGGAGACTTCTAcacaagaaaacagttctctcattgcttttaatttccacaaacagcagctgcccaggactCTGCAATTTTGAAGTCCCTCCCATCTTTTCacagccttcccacagctgtgtttgTGAGTTATGTCAACTTTCGGGGTATAAATTTTAAGGATGAGCTATTCAAGAGCAAAGGTTCCCTTTATCTGTCTCTGACATcatctctgggaacagaggtcttcttctttccctggggGCAAAGGGTCTTCATCACTTCTCTCGGTTCGAACGTCTCATGGGATCACAGCTTCTTCAACATCTGCTTGCTTTAGCAGAAATGCCTTTGCTCATATCTACAATTTGAACACTTCCATCCCCCCATACTTCAATGagttacagggaaaaaagagtCTGATGTATCAATTATATTTTCTCCATAGCcttacaagaggatttcagcccAGGACTGAGGCATCTCCTCAACCCTCCCATCTGGAACTTGACTTCCTCTTACTGACCTTCATGTCTCATGTTGTTCTGTACGTGTCTTCActctgtccttttctctcaCCCAAGGCAGGACTGAAGGTCTGTAAGCCTTATTTATGCACTGAAAGAGTTAATATCTCACCTGGGGCCTGCAGATGGTCATGTGCTTCCTGCTGTGTGGCAGCTCAATCGCGGTGATGGATTTttcaggctgccctgggggctgtGTCAGGATCAGCCCCATGGCCGGTCTCTGGCCCCTGCTGCGCTCAATTCCAGGCTCAGGGCCACTCTCTGTGTGGGCTACAAGGCTGCCTCTGGCCTCAGCCACACGATCTCGTGCAGCGGCCACACTGGGGGGAAATGGCTGAGATCTCAGCTGGAACACGCCAGGGGCTGATGgcctctcctccccctgcctggcagctgctggtgcccggctctgctgggacagggccTGGCAGGGTCCCTGAGAAGGGGCCCAGCCCTGCAACAGGGCCTACCTGGCCTGGCTCGGCTGAGACGGGAGCCAGGCCGGCCTTGTTACCTGTTCCcagccagaaggaaaagagagcttttcccagggcttggtcatttttaaaatgtgtattcaTGGAGGTGTGTTCAGCTTTCTAGTGGTTTAACAAGGTGTCAGTCTTCAAAACCAGTCACTGATTGGTGCTGTTAGCCACAGAGgaagctctcagcagctcttcTCGAATAATCATTTCCATGGGtggcttcttccctcctcaCCAAATGTCAGTtaatgcaaaaccagcacataaAGGAACAATTGTGACACTCTGgtgccccatggaaccaagggtccCTCATGACACTGCAGGATCTTCTGTGAGCAggagtccattgtgacactacaCCACCAGGGAATCTATTGGGGCACTCTGAGGCCTCATGGGACCAAGGGACCCCTGTGACACTGTGTGACCTTGTGGAACCAtggaggccattgtgacactgcaggaccTCGTGCAATGATGGGGCCATTGTGACGCTGCAGagccccatggaaccaaggggccagtGTTGCTCTGCAGGGACTcatgaaaggaaggaaacatgTTTGTCACTGTGGTTCTCCTTGGGACAgggaggccattgtgacaccgTGGGACCAAGgagagcattgctgcactgtgagacctcatggaaccaaggatccattgtgacactgtggaaccAGAGGATCCAAGGGACTTTGTGACACCAAGAGGTGCCATAGATCAAAAGGGCCATTGTGAACCTGTAGGGACTCCTGAAATCATGCAGATATTGTTACACACTAGGGCTTCATGGAACTGTGGTGATCAACCTGTGTGcgagtgtggatctgctggagggtaggagggctctgcagagggacctggacaggctggatccagggcccaaatccaacaaggtgaggttgaacaagaccaagtgctggctcctgcactttggccacaacaacccctgcagcgctacaggctggggacagagtggctggagagtggccaggcagaaagggacctgtggcactgatggacagcaggctggacatgaggcagcagtgtgcccaggtgggcaagaaggccaatggctcctggcctggatcaggaatggtgtggccagcaggagcagggcagggattcttCCCCTGcactcggcactggtgaggccacacctcgagtgctgtgtccagttctgggcccccaATTTAGGAAGgccatggaggggctgggatatgtccagagaagggcaacaaggctggtgcGGGGTCTGGAAGAGAAATCTGGTTAAAAGgacctgagggagctggggttatATGATctggaggaggctcagggaagacAAGGTGGTGTTAGAGTgcaggttggacttgatgatctcaaaggtttGTCACAACAAACCTGAGTGGTTTCCCTGGCGtcccccagcccttgctggccccaggggttgatggcatttgtgctccctcaggttcatgtccccacagcaacagcatgggggtgctccccctgctgtgtgcaatgcaaacaggggctgctgagccagtgctgccgtgtctgtgcctgcaaggatggggcacctgtgtgagctgggggagaggccagggctgcagaggggggatgttgttggcagctgcatgaggacgctctgggacgctgccctgggctgtgcagcgcactggggatggatcagcccctgctctgctgctccttcccgtctgccccagggcccttgcagagccccagccgtgctgtttgcccccagcctgcccacggccagcctggggctgctcatggggcttttctgtgctgagcattggcctggctgtgttcttgagagagcctgggcaaggagcctggagcccccaggccCTGGACTGAGgcggcagcgctgccccagcagtgcccatggcctgtccctgctgcagccccagcactgccacccccagggctgtgcccggccccgagagcactcaggccctgcagcaacaccagggccaccagggcagcggggcagggccacggcagcagcactggcaacaccaagtgatgctgctgctgctgggcacagctgctgggccagcactgatctgccccagctctgcacacagacattgctgctgccgctccagagaaggaaaccaaagggcatctctgcagaaaactctgctgggagatccCTAATTCCGTTAAAGCCTCTAAGAGTGTAGCTCCTCATTCACACAGTCTGGGGCCACAGCAAAGGTGGAGATAAACAAAATGATAAAGGGCAGAAGCAATGACCTTGATTTGTGACCATCATTGAAATctaaaacaatggaaaaaataacCCAACAACGAAACCAACAAGAACTATTAAAGATGACTTTTGTTATATGTGATTTACAGAAAATTTTCCAGCAGTTTAATGTTTCAGAAATCGTCCAGTCATCATTTtgcacactgcagccttgagctcctggttcctcaggctgtagatgagggggttcagggctggaggcaccactgaGTACAGAACTGAGAGTGtcagatccagggatggggaagagatggaggggggcttcaggtAGGAAAATATGCCAGTGCTGACAAAGAGGGAGACCAcggccaggtgagggaggcaggtggaaaaggctttgtgccgtccctgctcagaggggatcctcagcacagccctgaagatctgcacataagagaaaacaatgaacacaaaacaaccaaaaccgAAACAGACACCAAGCAATGAAATCCAAATTTTTCTGAAGGTggagtgtgagcaggagagcttaAGAATCTGGGGAAcctcacagaagaactggcccaggccattgccatggcacaggggcagggaaaatgtattggctgtgtgcagcagagcatagagaaaggcactggcccaggcagctgctgccatgtgggcacaagctctgctgcccaggagggtcccgtagtgc of Molothrus ater isolate BHLD 08-10-18 breed brown headed cowbird unplaced genomic scaffold, BPBGC_Mater_1.1 matUn_MA590, whole genome shotgun sequence contains these proteins:
- the LOC118701339 gene encoding olfactory receptor 14C36-like yields the protein MSNSSSIRHFLLLALADTRQLQLLHFCLLLGISLAALLGNGLIISAVACGHHLHTPMFFFLLNLALSDLGSICTTVPKAMHNSLWDTSTISYSACAAQAFFFLFFITKEFSLLTIMCYNRYVSICKPLHYGTLLGSRACAHMAAAAWASAFLYALLHTANTFSLPLCHGNGLGQFFCEVPQILKLSCSHSTFRKIWISLLGVCFGFGCFVFIVFSYVQIFRAVLRIPSEQGRHKAFSTCLPHLAVVSLFVSTGIFSYLKPPSISSPSLDLTLSVLYSVVPPALNPLIYSLRNQELKAAVCKMMTGRFLKH